Proteins from a genomic interval of Pseudomonas asplenii:
- a CDS encoding precorrin-2 C(20)-methyltransferase, producing the protein MQQPGRLIGLGVGPGDPELITVKALRLLRESPVVAYFVAKGKKGNAFGIIEGHLQQAQTLLPLVYPVTTEALPAPLSYEQVISDFYDEASLEVAAHLDAGRDVAVICEGDPFFYGSYMYLHDRLADRYEAQVIPGVCSMLGGASVLGVPLVYRNQSLSVLSGVLPAEELKRRLADADAAVVMKLGRNFPKVRQVLEELGLAGRALYVERATMANQKIVPLDEVDPMSSPYFSLIIVPGERWQG; encoded by the coding sequence ATGCAGCAGCCTGGACGTCTGATCGGCCTCGGTGTTGGGCCGGGTGATCCGGAACTGATCACCGTGAAGGCGCTGCGCCTGCTGCGCGAGTCGCCGGTGGTGGCGTATTTCGTCGCCAAGGGCAAGAAAGGCAATGCCTTCGGTATCATCGAGGGTCATCTGCAGCAGGCCCAGACCCTGCTGCCACTGGTCTATCCGGTGACCACCGAAGCCCTGCCGGCGCCGCTGTCCTACGAACAGGTGATCAGCGACTTTTACGACGAAGCCAGCCTGGAGGTCGCCGCGCATCTGGATGCCGGCCGCGACGTGGCGGTGATCTGCGAAGGCGACCCGTTCTTCTATGGCTCCTACATGTACCTGCACGACCGCCTCGCCGATCGTTACGAAGCCCAGGTGATCCCGGGTGTCTGCTCGATGCTCGGTGGCGCCTCGGTGCTCGGCGTACCGTTGGTGTATCGCAACCAGAGCCTGTCGGTGTTGTCCGGCGTGTTGCCTGCCGAGGAACTCAAGCGCCGCCTGGCCGATGCGGATGCCGCAGTGGTGATGAAGCTGGGCCGCAACTTTCCCAAGGTGCGCCAGGTGCTGGAAGAGCTGGGGCTGGCCGGTCGCGCCCTGTATGTGGAGCGCGCCACCATGGCCAACCAGAAGATCGTTCCGCTCGATGAGGTGGACCCGATGTCCTCGCCGTATTTCTCGCTGATCATTGTGCCCGGCGAACGGTGGCAGGGATGA
- a CDS encoding precorrin-8X methylmutase, whose product MIDYIRDGQEIYRNSFAIIRAEANLARIPADLEKLAVRVIHACGMVDAIDGLQFSPGAGTAGREALAAGAPILCDARMVSEGITRARLPANNPVICTLRDERVPAMAQALGNTRSAVALELWRPHLEGSVVVIGNAPTSLFYLLEMLDAGAPKPALILGFPVGFVGAAESKAMLAADSRGVPFVIMQGRLGGSAMAAAAVNALATEVE is encoded by the coding sequence ATGATTGATTACATTCGCGATGGTCAGGAGATCTATCGCAACTCCTTCGCGATCATTCGCGCGGAAGCGAACCTGGCGCGCATTCCCGCTGACCTGGAGAAACTGGCCGTTCGGGTGATCCACGCCTGCGGCATGGTCGATGCCATCGACGGCCTGCAATTCTCACCGGGTGCCGGCACAGCCGGGCGTGAGGCGCTGGCGGCCGGTGCACCGATTCTCTGCGATGCGCGGATGGTCTCCGAGGGCATCACCCGTGCCCGCCTGCCGGCCAACAACCCGGTGATCTGCACCTTGCGCGACGAGCGCGTGCCGGCGATGGCGCAGGCACTGGGCAATACCCGTTCGGCGGTGGCCCTGGAATTGTGGCGGCCGCATCTGGAAGGCAGCGTGGTGGTGATCGGCAATGCGCCAACGTCGCTGTTCTACCTGTTGGAAATGCTCGATGCCGGTGCACCGAAGCCGGCACTGATCCTCGGCTTCCCGGTGGGCTTCGTCGGCGCCGCCGAGTCCAAGGCGATGCTCGCCGCCGACAGCCGTGGTGTGCCGTTCGTGATCATGCAGGGCCGGCTCGGTGGCAGCGCCATGGCCGCCGCCGCCGTCAATGCCCTCGCCACGGAGGTGGAATGA
- the cobG gene encoding precorrin-3B synthase yields the protein MNEHPLANAVRPSACPGLLRIVAALDGGICRIKLAGGVISADQARAVAQAAERYAGGVIEATNRANLQIRGIGAQHQPLIDSLLAAGLGPTAEGSRCGSGLVGAPNPASAETDVSRVSGADDVRNLMLSPSAGIDARMLIDTRPLAAQILASLQGQPRFHQLSAKFAIQLDGGEALAMLEHPHDLWLSALLIEDRPYLAFGLAGCPANDAPLAAVPLEQGHALVAAVLGLFLDLARPEQTRMRHLLAEVPTAVFLAQLSERFGVEPIAVGDWRRPATPELLHVGTYPQRQPDRFYVGAVFPLGRLDAAMLEGVAQLAQQYGDGSLRLTPWQSLLLPGIREEHAAHVTARLQQLGLLCDASQPLARIIACTGSAGCAKGLAETKADARRLATLLQGPPQGVHLSGCKRSCAAAHVAPATLLAVTPGHYDLYFRDAAQPGFGLLHASNLTIDAAGTLLEARSRSSTDD from the coding sequence TTGAACGAACACCCGCTTGCCAACGCTGTCCGCCCCTCGGCCTGTCCGGGGTTGCTGCGTATCGTCGCGGCGCTCGATGGCGGCATCTGCCGGATCAAGCTGGCCGGCGGGGTGATCAGTGCCGATCAGGCCCGCGCGGTGGCCCAGGCCGCCGAGCGTTATGCCGGCGGGGTGATCGAGGCGACCAACCGGGCCAATCTGCAGATTCGCGGGATCGGCGCGCAGCATCAGCCGCTGATCGATAGTCTGCTGGCCGCCGGTCTCGGGCCCACGGCTGAAGGGAGCCGGTGTGGGAGCGGGCTTGTCGGGGCGCCGAACCCCGCTTCTGCAGAAACGGATGTGTCCCGGGTCAGCGGTGCTGACGATGTGCGCAACCTGATGCTCAGCCCCAGCGCCGGTATCGATGCACGGATGCTGATCGATACTCGTCCGCTGGCCGCGCAGATTCTCGCCAGCCTGCAAGGTCAGCCGCGTTTTCATCAATTGTCGGCCAAGTTCGCCATCCAGCTCGACGGCGGCGAGGCCCTGGCGATGCTCGAACACCCCCATGACCTGTGGCTGTCTGCCCTGCTGATCGAGGATCGTCCGTACCTGGCCTTCGGCCTGGCGGGTTGCCCGGCCAACGACGCGCCTCTGGCGGCTGTGCCGCTGGAACAGGGGCACGCCCTGGTGGCGGCGGTACTGGGGCTGTTCCTCGACCTGGCCCGTCCCGAGCAGACACGCATGCGTCATCTGCTCGCCGAGGTGCCGACCGCGGTGTTCCTGGCGCAACTGAGCGAGCGCTTCGGCGTCGAGCCCATTGCCGTGGGTGACTGGCGGCGACCTGCCACGCCCGAACTGCTGCATGTCGGGACTTATCCACAGCGTCAGCCGGATCGGTTTTATGTCGGCGCGGTATTTCCATTGGGGCGTCTCGATGCGGCGATGCTCGAAGGCGTGGCTCAGTTGGCGCAGCAGTACGGCGACGGCAGTCTGCGCCTGACCCCCTGGCAAAGCCTGCTGCTGCCCGGCATCCGTGAGGAACACGCAGCTCACGTCACCGCGCGACTGCAACAGCTCGGCCTGCTCTGCGATGCCAGCCAGCCGCTGGCACGGATCATCGCCTGCACCGGTTCCGCCGGCTGCGCCAAGGGGCTGGCCGAGACCAAGGCCGATGCCCGGCGCCTGGCGACGCTTCTGCAAGGGCCGCCCCAGGGCGTGCACCTGTCCGGCTGCAAGCGCTCCTGCGCCGCAGCCCATGTGGCACCGGCTACCTTGCTGGCGGTGACCCCCGGCCACTACGACCTCTATTTTCGCGATGCAGCCCAGCCCGGTTTCGGCCTGCTGCACGCAAGCAACCTTACTATTGATGCGGCGGGCACCCTGCTCGAAGCCCGCTCACGGAGCAGCACCGATGATTGA
- the cbiE gene encoding precorrin-6y C5,15-methyltransferase (decarboxylating) subunit CbiE, with amino-acid sequence MAPWLTVVGIGEDGFGGLGEHARQALLGATRVFGGQRQLDLLPPNVATERLAWPSPFSLEPVLALRGTPVCVLASGDPMLFGVGASLSRQLDTEEMHVLPAPSAYSLAAARLGWALQEVVCLSVVARPVAALSAQLHSGLRLLVLSNDEHSPAAIAALLRERGFGPSRISVLEHLGGPLERRIDCTAQDWQEQAFARLNLVAIACQADPATPRLSHIGGLPDAAFAHDGQLTKRDVRAITLARLAPVPGELLWDVGAGSGSIGIEWMRAHPSCRTIAIEADPGRQQLIEHNRDALGVPGLRLVRGSAPQALDGLEQPDAIFIGGGVTVPGVLDTCWARLKPGGRLVANAVTLQSELLLMNWRQVHGGELTRIHVAQAQPLGDFDTWRQALPITLLDVVKP; translated from the coding sequence ATGGCGCCCTGGCTGACAGTAGTGGGAATCGGTGAAGACGGCTTCGGAGGCCTCGGCGAACACGCCCGCCAGGCGCTGCTGGGGGCGACGCGGGTATTCGGCGGGCAACGCCAGCTCGACCTGCTGCCACCGAACGTGGCGACCGAGCGCCTGGCCTGGCCCAGCCCGTTTTCCCTTGAGCCGGTGCTGGCCCTGCGGGGCACGCCGGTGTGCGTACTGGCCAGCGGCGATCCGATGCTGTTCGGCGTCGGCGCCAGCCTGTCGCGCCAGCTCGATACCGAGGAGATGCACGTGCTGCCCGCGCCCTCCGCCTACTCGCTGGCCGCCGCACGACTGGGTTGGGCGCTGCAGGAGGTGGTGTGCCTGTCGGTGGTTGCTCGTCCAGTGGCGGCCCTCAGTGCACAACTGCACAGCGGATTGCGCCTGTTGGTGCTGAGCAACGACGAGCATAGCCCGGCGGCCATCGCCGCACTGCTGCGCGAACGGGGCTTCGGACCCAGCCGGATCAGCGTGCTGGAGCACCTCGGCGGCCCGCTCGAACGACGCATCGATTGCACTGCACAAGACTGGCAGGAGCAAGCGTTCGCCCGTCTCAACCTGGTCGCCATCGCCTGTCAGGCCGATCCGGCTACGCCGCGCCTGTCGCATATCGGCGGGCTGCCGGACGCCGCGTTCGCGCATGACGGCCAGTTGACCAAGCGTGACGTCCGCGCCATCACCCTCGCCCGCCTCGCGCCGGTCCCCGGCGAACTGCTCTGGGATGTCGGTGCCGGCAGCGGCTCCATTGGCATCGAGTGGATGCGCGCGCACCCCTCGTGCCGGACGATTGCCATCGAAGCGGACCCAGGCCGCCAGCAACTGATCGAACACAACCGCGATGCCCTTGGCGTCCCTGGCCTGCGCCTGGTTCGCGGCAGCGCGCCGCAGGCGCTGGACGGGCTGGAACAGCCGGATGCGATCTTCATCGGCGGCGGCGTGACCGTGCCCGGCGTGCTGGATACCTGCTGGGCCCGGCTCAAGCCCGGCGGACGGCTGGTGGCCAATGCCGTGACCCTGCAAAGCGAACTGCTGCTGATGAACTGGCGCCAGGTCCACGGTGGCGAGCTGACCCGCATCCATGTCGCCCAGGCCCAGCCCCTGGGCGACTTCGATACCTGGCGCCAGGCGCTGCCGATCACCCTGCTCGACGTGGTGAAGCCTTGA
- a CDS encoding cobalt-precorrin-5B (C(1))-methyltransferase → MRDETAEQPAPLRSGLTTGSCATATALAAARLLLSGISHDAVRIILPKGKQVEMRLEFCRPHEDGAEAGTIKDAGDDPDVTHGALLYSRVRLTTEPGVRFHAGSGVGTVTRPGLVLAVGEPAINPVPRKMISDHLLQLAAEHGYAGGFSVTVNVEGGEALALKTMNPRLGILGGLSILGTSGIVRPFSCAAYIASIHQGIDVARTNGYRHIAACTGNASEDTMRRVYDLPEIALIEMGDFVGAVLKHLRKVPVDKLSLCGGFGKISKLAAGHMDLHSRHSSIDLPQLAEWAAAVGADEVLQQAIRQANTSQQALAMARAAGVALGDAVCQHALDFARSVVPAQVQVEVFAIDRQGGIVGHAGAFQ, encoded by the coding sequence ATGCGTGATGAAACCGCCGAACAACCCGCGCCCCTGCGCAGCGGCCTGACCACTGGCAGTTGCGCCACCGCCACCGCGCTGGCTGCAGCACGCCTGCTGCTGAGCGGGATCAGCCATGATGCGGTACGGATCATCCTGCCCAAGGGCAAACAGGTCGAGATGCGCCTGGAATTCTGCCGCCCGCATGAGGACGGCGCCGAAGCGGGGACGATCAAGGATGCCGGCGACGACCCGGACGTCACCCACGGCGCCCTGCTGTATTCACGCGTGCGGCTGACCACCGAGCCCGGCGTGCGCTTCCATGCCGGCAGCGGCGTCGGCACCGTCACCCGCCCCGGCCTGGTGCTGGCCGTCGGCGAACCGGCGATCAACCCGGTGCCGCGCAAGATGATCAGCGACCACCTGCTGCAACTGGCGGCCGAACACGGCTATGCCGGCGGTTTCTCGGTGACCGTCAACGTCGAGGGCGGCGAAGCCCTGGCGCTGAAAACCATGAACCCGCGCCTGGGCATCCTCGGCGGCCTGTCGATTCTCGGCACCAGCGGCATCGTCCGGCCGTTTTCCTGTGCGGCCTACATTGCCTCGATCCACCAGGGCATCGATGTCGCCAGGACCAACGGCTATCGGCATATCGCCGCCTGCACCGGCAATGCCAGCGAGGACACCATGCGTCGCGTCTATGACCTGCCGGAGATTGCCCTGATCGAAATGGGCGATTTCGTCGGGGCCGTGCTCAAGCACCTGCGCAAGGTGCCTGTGGATAAGTTGAGCCTGTGTGGCGGCTTCGGCAAGATCAGCAAACTGGCAGCCGGCCACATGGATCTGCACAGTCGGCATTCGAGCATCGACCTGCCGCAACTGGCCGAATGGGCCGCCGCCGTGGGCGCTGACGAGGTACTGCAGCAGGCCATACGCCAGGCCAACACCAGCCAGCAGGCACTGGCAATGGCCCGCGCCGCTGGCGTCGCCTTGGGCGATGCGGTCTGCCAGCACGCCCTGGACTTCGCCCGCAGTGTG